One Burkholderia sp. 9120 genomic window, CAGCGGCCCGGCGATGCAACGCAAAAGAGGATCAAGAAAAAGTGGCGGTAACCGCGCCGGCTAGCGACGACAGCGTCGGCGCGCGTACGCCGGGCGGCGGATGAAGATCGGCATCAGGCAGGACATCGCGACAGCTTCCCTCGACCAGACGTGCGCGTGCTGCGCTCGATTAAATGGGCGACGGTGGCAAACACCGTCTGCATGGAGAAGCAGTCTAGGGATCGGGCCGCGGCTTTTGAACGATTTTTTTTAGCTTAGGTTTTCCACTTTCGTGATTAGCCCGACGTTAAAGCATACGGCTGTTGCGCGCCGTGCACGCAGGAAAGCAAAGGTCCCTAGATATAATGGCGCACGTTTCCAATAACCCGGTGCAGGCCGCGCGAACCGCGCCGCCTGAGCTCTCGCGGTGCACTGCATGCAAAAACTCATCCTGCCGTTCGTCGCCGGTTTCCTGGCTTCCCTGTTCTTTCACGAATCGACGCTGGCGCTGTTGCACGCAGCCGGGCTAATCGACCCGACGGGTTTTTCCACCGCACCGTTTTTACCGCTCGGGCTACCGGAATTCATCGCCAATGCTATCTGGAGCGCATTCTGGGCCGTGCTGATGGCGTGGCTATTGCGCGTCGCGCCGCAACGGCGCGCGCCGTGGGTGCCGGCCTTCGTGTTCGGCGGCATTGCATTGACGGCGGCGAGCGTGTTCGTGGTCGATCCGCTGCGCGGCATCTGGCCGAGCGGCAACATGCTGCCGCGCCTCGCGGTGGCGTTCGCGGCCAATGCAATGTGGGGCTGGGGCGCGCTAGTGTTCATGCGCGCCTTCATGGCGAGTGAAGACGAGGAGTAAGCGAGCTTTAGCGAACCTAGGCGAACCTAACCGCGCAGATCCCGCAACGGGTGTTCGCTCGCGGGCCACGGGCTTTCGAACATCTTGTCCACGTCGGCCGCGCTCACGTCTTCAATACGCGCGAAACGCCAGCGCGGCGCATTGTCCTTGTCGATGATGCGTGCGCGAATCCCTTCGACCGTATCGCCGCGCGTAAAGCACGAACGCGTCAGATCGAGGTCACAGCGCAACACGTCCGCCATCGAAGACTCGGCGCGCGTCACCACTTCCAGCGACACCGCCATCGACAACGGCGAGCGTTCGCGCAACACCGCGATCATCTGTTCGGCCCATTCGCCGCTGTCGCCGTCGCGTGCCTGTTCGAGCGACGCGAGAATCCGCGCGACGTCGGGCAGCGCGAAATGCCGGTCGATCAACTCCCGCGCATTGGCCAGCGACGAAGCCTCGGGCGACGGCACGACCTGATGCGCCAGTGCTTCGCGCTCGACGCACGCCACCACCTCCGCGCCGCGCTCGAACAGCTCGCTGCGCAAGGTGTCGACCAGCGCGGGCAACGCCGAGTCGTCGAGATAAACATCGGCGAGGCCGGCGTACAGCGCGTCCGCGGCGCCGATGGTCTCCCCGCTCACCGCCAGATAGCGGCCGATCGCGCCCGGCGTGCGGGCCAGAAACCAGCTCGCGCCGACGTCGGGAAACAGGCCGATGCGGGTTTCGGGCATCGCCATCTTCGTGGAGTTCGTGACGACGCGCAGGCCGCCGGTGCGATGCGCGCCCTGCGAAATGCCCATCCCGCCGCCCATCACGACGCCGTTCATCAGAGCGATATACGGCTTCGGGTACGTGAAGATGGCGTGATTGAGCTGATATTCCTCGATGAAGAACACGTCGCGCGCGTCATGCTCGCCGCGTTGCGCGGACTCGTACAGAAAGCGGATATCGCCGCCCGCACAGAACGCGCGCGGATGCTGGCTGCGCACCACGACCGCGATCACGTCGGGATTGTCGCGCCACTGGTCGAGCGCCGCGTGCATTGCGCGAATCATGCCGGTCGACAGCGCGTTGAGCGCCTTCGGCCGCTCCAGTTCGATGAAGCCGATGCGATTGGCTACGTAAGTCGCGACTTCGTCGCTGACGGCGGGCGAGGCGGAAATGGACATGGCGTGCTACGCGCGACGGCGCAAATTGAAATGGAACTGAACGTTATCACGCGCTCGCGGCTTTCGGTTTGGCGCGCGGCTCGGGCGTGGGTTTGACAGCGGGTTCGGGAACGGCGCTGGATGGGCCAAACCAGACGTCGAGCGTCAGGTTCAGCACCGTGTCGAGCGGCGCCGTTGGGAACACCGGGCACGTGAGGTTCAGCGCGACGATGCCATGCAAGGTCGCCCAGAAGGCCTCGGCCCATACGCCCACGTCCGCCGATGCGGATAGCCGCCCCGCGGCCTTCAGCTCTTCGAGCGCGCCGAGCATGATATGAAGCGCGGCGGCGCCGGGGTCGTCGTCCGTGTGCGCGGCCGAGTCCAACGATGCGGTCGCCGCCGTGGCGGATTCCCTAGCCGCAGCCTGCTTCTTCGCCGACGACGTCGTTGCATCGTCAACTTCCGCGCCCGCCTCCTCGTCCGCCGACGCTTGCGCCTTGCGGGCCGCCCCACCCAACGCCGCGCCGGTGTAGCTCGGATCTTCCATGAAGATCAACCGGTAAGTCTGCGGATGCGCCACCCCGAACGCGATATAAGCGCGCCCGAGCGCCTTCAGCCGCTCAGCCGGATCGGCGATCCGCGCATGCGGCACGAACGTCTCCAGCAATTGCGCATAACCTTCCTCGCACAACGCCTGCGCGATCTCGTCGCGGCTTGCGAAGTGAAGGTAGAGCGTGGCCGGTGAATATTCGATGGCGTCGGCGATCTTGCGCATGGATAGCGCGGCGAAGCCTTCGCGCATCACGATGCGCCGCGAGGCATCGAGGATGCGTTCGCGCAGTGCCTGCTTCTGGCGGTTCTTTCGTTCAGCGATTCCCATGACATCTATTTTCGGGTTGACAAACTGAAAAGTCAAATTAAACTGAACACTGTTCACTGAACGGTGTTCACTAAATTTTAAGTCATCAGGCAAATTCACTCGCGGCGCGATCTGGCGCCATCTCAAGGAGTCGTCATGGAAGCAAACGGGAAAGTCGGGTTGTTCGGCGCCGCGGGTGCGGCTGGTCAGATCATTGCTGCGGCGCTGAGCGCCGCAGGGCGCGATTACCGCGTGGTCGGCCGCTCGCGTCAGCCGCTCGAGGCGGCGTTTGGCCACGATCCGCACGCCGAAATCGTCACCTGGAATCCGGACGATCCCGCTTCGATCCAGGCAGCCTCCGCCGGCTTGCAAACCGTGATCTATCTGGTCGGCGTGCCCTACGACCGCTTCGCCGAGCATCCGCCGCTGATGGAACGTACGCTCGCCGGCGTGACGGCGGCGGGTGTCGAACGTTTCATTCTGATCGGCACGGTGTACCCGTACGGCCGCGCGCGCAGCAATCCGATTCGCGAAGATCATCCGCGCGAGCCGCACACGTTCAAAGGCCAGATGCGCCTCGCGCAGGAAAAGCTGGTGCTCGCGGCGCACGGCCGCAACGGTCTGTCGACGCTGGTGCTGCGCCTGCCCGATTTCTACGGCCCAGGGATCGAGCGCAGCCTGGTGAACGGCGTGTTCGAAGGCGCGGCCAGCGGCACGCGCGCACAGATGATCGGCCCCGTGGATGTGCAACACGAGTTCATCTATCTGCCGGATGCCGGACCAGTGGTCGAAAAACTCACGCGTACGCCCGAGGCGTATGGACGCTGGTGGCATCTGGCGGGCGCCGGTACGATCACGCAGCGCGAAATGGCGCGGCAAGCCTACGCGCTGGCCGGCCAGAAACCGAAGCTGATGATTGCCGGCAAGACCATGCTGCGCGTACTCGGCCTGTTCAATCCGTTGATGCGCGAGCTGGTGGAGATGAACTACCTGATGACCGAACCGGTCGTGATGGACGACTCGGCGTTGACCGGATTGATTGGGCCGATTGCTAAAACGTCGTATGAGGAAGGCATCCGGCAGACGTTTGAAGCCGCGCGCGAGGCGGCTTCGGCAAAGGCTGCGGCAGGCGGTGGTGGAGCGGCGAAAGCGGCGTGATTCAGGACGGCGGGTTCAAGTGGGAAACCGAACCGCCGCGCTGCTCACCCCGCCATGTTGCCCGGCGGGAAGTGTCCGCTCTTGAGCAGCACGGGCGTGCCGTTACTGATCTGCAGATGCTCGCGCGCCACGGCCTCGATGCGCTCGCGGCCGGCGTCGAACGCGCGCAGCCAGCCTTCGAGGTTTTCGCTGTACGCGCCGAAGTGGTCTTCGAGCGCCTCGACCGAGATCGCGCACGGCACTGGTTCGCCATCCACCAGGGCGGGAAAAACGACGGTGAGATTGGAATCGCGGTAAGCAGGCGCGTCCGCGGGAAACCGAATTT contains:
- a CDS encoding enoyl-CoA hydratase/isomerase family protein — encoded protein: MSISASPAVSDEVATYVANRIGFIELERPKALNALSTGMIRAMHAALDQWRDNPDVIAVVVRSQHPRAFCAGGDIRFLYESAQRGEHDARDVFFIEEYQLNHAIFTYPKPYIALMNGVVMGGGMGISQGAHRTGGLRVVTNSTKMAMPETRIGLFPDVGASWFLARTPGAIGRYLAVSGETIGAADALYAGLADVYLDDSALPALVDTLRSELFERGAEVVACVEREALAHQVVPSPEASSLANARELIDRHFALPDVARILASLEQARDGDSGEWAEQMIAVLRERSPLSMAVSLEVVTRAESSMADVLRCDLDLTRSCFTRGDTVEGIRARIIDKDNAPRWRFARIEDVSAADVDKMFESPWPASEHPLRDLRG
- a CDS encoding TetR/AcrR family transcriptional regulator, which encodes MGIAERKNRQKQALRERILDASRRIVMREGFAALSMRKIADAIEYSPATLYLHFASRDEIAQALCEEGYAQLLETFVPHARIADPAERLKALGRAYIAFGVAHPQTYRLIFMEDPSYTGAALGGAARKAQASADEEAGAEVDDATTSSAKKQAAARESATAATASLDSAAHTDDDPGAAALHIMLGALEELKAAGRLSASADVGVWAEAFWATLHGIVALNLTCPVFPTAPLDTVLNLTLDVWFGPSSAVPEPAVKPTPEPRAKPKAASA
- a CDS encoding NAD-dependent epimerase/dehydratase family protein; the protein is MEANGKVGLFGAAGAAGQIIAAALSAAGRDYRVVGRSRQPLEAAFGHDPHAEIVTWNPDDPASIQAASAGLQTVIYLVGVPYDRFAEHPPLMERTLAGVTAAGVERFILIGTVYPYGRARSNPIREDHPREPHTFKGQMRLAQEKLVLAAHGRNGLSTLVLRLPDFYGPGIERSLVNGVFEGAASGTRAQMIGPVDVQHEFIYLPDAGPVVEKLTRTPEAYGRWWHLAGAGTITQREMARQAYALAGQKPKLMIAGKTMLRVLGLFNPLMRELVEMNYLMTEPVVMDDSALTGLIGPIAKTSYEEGIRQTFEAAREAASAKAAAGGGGAAKAA
- a CDS encoding DUF1488 family protein, encoding MTTRDAKQQAVAGWTMVRPREYHSGVLRDRRMRAGPDLPPDTSDEATMEIRFPADAPAYRDSNLTVVFPALVDGEPVPCAISVEALEDHFGAYSENLEGWLRAFDAGRERIEAVAREHLQISNGTPVLLKSGHFPPGNMAG